The proteins below come from a single Drosophila kikkawai strain 14028-0561.14 chromosome 3R, DkikHiC1v2, whole genome shotgun sequence genomic window:
- the LOC108073277 gene encoding uncharacterized protein isoform X3 encodes MKNPIFLVFIFIILKNIPITLAKSNPESMISEDINAILIKCPENSVNNTCEPHLIINIHMNPSVDLNNMEDSWILDEVYDPTRRAVLKIISPYLIVVGRGEPVVMYPLQYEESIKHQEFRNETPTKDDVKDREGSPSSKANETRPSMKMKVRQEVKDVQGLPTHKTDEPRPSLNMKEPEGELLSEDDVKVVQGSSSDNTSAPNPTIKGVEDGKDVQGSPPDQNKEPDPLINMNERKNQQPTEDDAKDAQGSQSAKTDDPRPSVNMTEREDEQPTKNVMASSKTNEPNPLINMKESNDKDVQGSPSDQNNEPGPSININERENEKATDDDTKNVEDFQAPNTDEPLSSMNMKEGEDEQPTEDDDKESPDSLSNESVISMKESEQVKALQSSPSGNVNEPNPSINIKESEDDKEGQGSPSDQNNEPEPSLNMKESENDKDVQGPPSEQNNEPEPSRNMKESENDKDPQGSPSDQNNEPIPSINMKERKDKEPTEDNAKDAQESQSANTDGALPSINMKEQEDEHPTVENVVSHGLLSSTTNETININEQENADETQSIQSGESKDSPEILNLKKYDEVKDLQNINIKDHKLENPSEYVIKNCEDSPSRNESGDPSRMKRNQGLVYTSKKSVGFNIALLQKSPGQDATWVHEKPLFSQSEISTLGLIEIRDPLLKKIADRIRGLCHNRIPKFNKKQDEKKSSLRSYQLYNREMNMNDRNKIKQIERHTEASVQNSNSWDKQILDTNSQNKIYQNGKERDYHQKSERYSDNTKDKEFPQFHKIQLGNQKKDILEVIKNYKPGFNTRNESHPNTVGSNSNGNYLSPRTQSLKSFPPEKEEYHNFKSLDFPQENKPVQNRFKLPYNSLFNSDNAPNERQHYRYDPRPPLNVPTDLNDRKDEHYNAKTAENEINTGNNPPEERTPEHDRKNEYYNMKAAEYNINTGNELSQEKSPEQDIKNKYYNAKTADQAEEKVSEHDRNDKHYVTTTENSIYKENYLPQGRGSEQDIKNKYYNAKTTENMYNENYLSPQVPELDRKNEYNNALSNIYMKSDLPQRRDPEHDINNEYYNAKSTEHNVNKGNNLPGNDRNNEYYNANVAEKNIYKENDLPEGRGSQHYRKDEPYNAKTTENNINIENYNPQRIRELDRKNEYYNVQAEKNNNYIENNLPKGIVAEHGRKNDYYSAKTDENIYKGSDLPEERDLEHDRKGEHYIQKTEKTEKMENYFPQGIFPEYDIENKFYNPMKSDNIYKGNYLPQGRFPELDRKNEYYNVQKEKNIIYDRPQRIGSKHNNYNANYLTQGRAPGLDIKNKYSITKTTENNIYNRNDLPQVSEQDIKNLYFNARAAQNRSRLNYLSSGEREKFKFNEPMKSHSGTSNVPYSKEYNLLNANSRASSTPNYNNYMLNQTEIDFIINKHMREGLRKNNNYKNDQTYNGQNAHTIPYNIKPGDLENTYISKNAQQFDLNNFQSMPHNFNPKDLYSDLGQPYSQSKFPQRKPLSSYPRANPYRPVPRNFKRIRRSWHTRENRDANQYMKDGFSLQKIEENGEVPCDTCGGKNKKKDEKPPARFCSALIEPKSSESKLEEFNAPEKLNDVIPCDTCGGKNKKGEGKSPPGSLDSEVQMVKAESVQPLTSEDAIPCEKCKVNREGNLAAQSCGCVSNPSVCNCEVSKLSRALNQSKEDINYGVFNMNSPIPYLTTQLRVFRRRHNTWWRIVPIVRLDSVSGIFANKNMSMVFSTRVGTLRQEKSARFSDHKLFIPLKSDGQLAETRSLETLTELQNNIGKSFLIGSSRKDLATREIKDFEEDAIKGIDSLGYFPVTMKALQMCPHNDKNICLNIRGERVPEFSIKVKIPFRENAFMVKKRHVVKIFSIVTDATTKDAIQISIDVINKGLEAHEYSIYVYNCPLSKSALSTTSIRRQLLPDIGQNVTFLLPFINSAKKNKKFTCDVVVKESDLNNSNKSFFLKSSDIKAGIIAKRTMDIKVHSRCFCIGRCRCHCMEKLQTFVNYNICERMSRRAQEDAGLIYNCPPGNERNDVCITDLSCDSRKKTSFNIFYKIQTVILILFIWLLIFGLLKAIFGLCIRSIDQYGFETVQPGRYYACSSRIRIFIVNVFFFIIYPLTCWCKCFKPKPEDLMAASTDWSCNHEVDDDDCSLGEHKDSEKRSRLCGGGPAQKLSEDLLLAFAPHYENGLFKDDKPDDEESTLFILEVLEESKTSLSKMMSQSTKSSDSPEMVSKCAENSEEERTAEELVENLKTSQRAYRLMSSPVGGVINIPENSQYCVKGFFLPTIKGTYEFFSYHPLVQYIGFSKENEVMKLMKPQYLRTDEFSRTYANKLEVLKAGDLSVGCPPNIPCVNITPSSDLENSFLKLSELLKETRSE; translated from the exons ATGAAAAATCCAATATTTCTAgtattcatttttataattcttaaaaatattcctatTACATTAGCCAAAAGTAACCCCGAATCAATGATATCTGAAGACATAAACGCAATTCTAATCAAGTGCCCTGAAAACAGCGTAAATAACACATGCGAGCcgcatttaattattaatattcacATGAACCCAAGCGTTGACTTGAACAATATGGAGGACTCTTGGATACTCGATGAAGTGTACGATCCGACAAGGCGAGCggttctaaaaataatatccCCCTATTTGATAGTCGTGGGTCGGGGCGAGCCAGTTgtcatgtatcctcttcagtaTGAAGAA tcAATTAAGCATCAGGAGTTCAGGAATGAAACACCCACTAAAGATGATGTCAAGGACCGCGAAGGCTCACCGTCTAGTAAGGCTAACGAAACTCGTCCTTCaatgaaaatgaaagtaaGGCAAGAGGTCAAGGACGTTCAAGGCCTCCCTACGCATAAGACTGACGAACCCCGTCCTTCTTTAAACATGAAAGAACCTGAAGGTGAACTACTCTCCGAAGATGATGTCAAGGTCGTTCAAGGTTCTTCATCCGATAACACTAGCGCACCAAACCCTACTATTAAGGGAGTTGAAGATGGCAAGGACGTTCAAGGTTCTCCACCTGATCAGAATAAAGAACCTGATCCTTTAATAAATATGAACGAACGTAAAAATCAACAACCCACCGAAGATGACGCCAAGGACGCTCAAGGCTCTCAATCTGCTAAGACTGACGATCCTCGCCCTTCAGTGAATATGACAGAACGGGAAGATGAACAACCCACAAAAAACGTCATGGCTTCTAGTAAGACTAACGAACCTAATCcattaataaatatgaagGAAAGTAATGACAAGGACGTTCAAGGTTCACCATCTGATCAGAACAACGAACCTGGTCCTTCAATAAACATAAACGAGCgtgaaaatgaaaaagccaCCGATGATGATACCAAAAACGTTGAAGACTTCCAAGCTCCTAATACAGACGAGCCTCTTTCTTCTATGAACATGAAAGAAGGGGAAGATGAACAACCCACCGAAGATGACGACAAGGAGAGTCCGGACTCACTATCTAACGAATCTGTAATAAGTATGAAAGAAAGTGAACAGGTCAAGGCCCTTCAAAGTTCTCCATCTGGCAACGTCAACGAACCTAACCcttcaataaatataaaggaaaGTGAAGATGACAAGGAAGGTCAAGGTTCACCATCTGATCAGAACAACGAACCTGAGCCTTCATTAAATATGAAGGAAAGTGAAAATGACAAGGACGTTCAAGGTCCACCATCTGAACAGAACAACGAACCTGAGCCCTCAAGAAATATGAAGGAAAGTGAAAATGACAAGGACCCTCAAGGTTCACCATCTGATCAGAACAACGAACCTATCCCTTCAATAAACATGAAGGAACGTAAAGATAAAGAACCCACCGAAGATAATGCCAAGGATGCTCAAGAATCTCAATCAGCTAATACTGATGGAGCTCTTCCTTCAATAAATATGAAAGAACAGGAAGATGAACATCCCACCGTAGAAAACGTAGTCAGTCATGGCTTACTATCGAGTACAACTAAcgaaacaataaatataaatgaacaAGAAAATGCCGATGAAACTCAAAGTATCCAATCTGGTGAATCTAAGGACTCTCCTGAAAtcttaaatttgaaaaaatatgaCGAAGTCAAGGAccttcaaaatataaatataaaagatcACAAACTTGAAAATCCAAGCGAATATGTTATCAAGAATTGTGAAGATTCTCCATCTCGTAATGAAAGTGGCGATCCTTCTAGAA TGAAGAGAAATCAAGGGCTAGTATATACTAGTAAAAAATCTGTAGGGTTCAACATTGCTCTTCTTCAGAAATCGCCAGGACAGGATGCAACCTGGGTTCACGAAAAACCGTTATTTAGTCAAAGTGAAATTTCAACCCTTGGATTAATTGAAATTAGAGATCCGCTCTTAAAGAAAA TTGCAGATCGGATACGAGGGCTTTGTCACAACAGAATcccaaaatttaataagaagCAGGATGAAAAGAAAAGTTCACTTAGGTCTTATCAGCTTTATAATCGAGAAATGAATATGAACGatcgaaataaaattaagcaaataGAAAGACATACGGAGGCATCTGTGCAAAATAGCAATTCTTGGGATAAACAAATTCTTGACACG AATTCGCAGAACAAGATTTACCAGAACGGGAAGGAAAGAGATTACCACCAAAAATCTGAAAGGTATTCGGATAATACAAAGGATAAAGAATTTCCGCA aTTTCATAAAATACAACTGGGAAATCAAAAGAAAGACATCTTAGaagtaattaaaaactataagcCTGGTTTTAACACACGAAATGAAAGCCATCCTAATACTGTCGGTTCTAATTCGAATGGAAATTATCTCTCTCCTAGAACTCAGAGTCTAAAGAGTTTTCCACCCGAGAAAGAAGAATATCACAATTTTAAATCCCTCGATTTTCCACAAGAAAATAAACCAGTACAGAATAGGTTCAAGCTTCCCTATAATAGCCTATTTAATTCAGATAATGCTCCAAACGAAAGGCAACATTACAGATATGATCCTAGGCCACCTCTCAATGTTCCAACCGATTTAAATGATAGAAAAGATGAACATTATAATGCTAAGACAGCTGAGAATGAAATTAATACGGGCAACAATCCGCCAGAAGAAAGAACTCCTGAACATGACAGAAAAAATGAATATTATAATATGAAAGCAGCAGAATATAATATTAACACTGGAAATGAGCTATCACAAGAAAAATCCCCTGAACAggacattaaaaataaatattataacgCAAAGACAGCTGATCAAGCAGAAGAAAAAGTTTCTGAACATGACAGAAATGATAAACATTATGTCACGACAACTGAGAATagtatttataaagaaaattac cTGCCACAGGGAAGAGGTTCTGAACAggacattaaaaacaaatattataatgCCAAGACAACTGAA AACATGTATAATGAAAATTACTTATCACCACAAGTTCCTGAACTTGACAGAAAAAACGAATATAATAATGCTCTCagtaatatttatatgaaaaGTGATCTACCACAAAGAAGAGATCCTGAACATGACATCAATAATGAATACTATAATGCCAAGTCAACTGAGCATAATGTTAATAAAGGAAATAATCTACCGGGTAATGACAGAAATAATGAATATTATAATGCTAATGTAgccgaaaaaaatatttataaagaaaatgatCTACCAGAAGGAAGAGGTTCTCAACATTACAGAAAAGATGAGCCGTATAATGCCAAGACAACTgagaataatattaatatagaaaattataatcCACAAAGAATTCGTGAACTTGACAGAAAAAATGAATATTATAATGTTCAAGCtgaaaagaataataattatatagaaaataatctACCAAAAGGAATAGTTGCTGAACATGGCCGAAAAAATGACTATTATAGTGCTAAGACagatgaaaatatttataaaggaaGTGATCTACCAGAGGAAAGAGATCTTGAACATGACAGAAAAGGTGAACATTACATCCAGAAAACTGAGAAAACtgagaaaatggaaaattattttccacaAGGAATATTTCCTGAATATGacatagaaaataaattttataatccTATGAAATctgataatatttataaaggaaACTATCTACCACAAGGAAGATTTCCTGAACTTGACAGAAAAAATGAATACTATAAtgttcaaaaagaaaaaaacattatttatgaTCGACCACAAAGGATAGGTTctaaacataataattataatgcaaATTACCTAACCCAAGGAAGAGCTCCTGGACTagacattaaaaataaatattccattACTAAGACAACTgagaataatatttacaatagAAATGACCTACCACAAGTTTCGGAACAGGAcatcaaaaatttatattttaatgctAGGGCAGCACAGAATAGATCTAGACTAAATTATCTAAGCAGCGGAGAAagggagaaatttaaattcaatgaaCCAATGAAGAGTCATTCCGGAACTAGTAATGTTCCATATTCCAAGGAATATAATCTGCTTAATGCTAATTCACGTGCGAGCAGTACTcccaattataataattatatgttgaaccaaactgaaattgattttattataaacaaacACATGAGGGAGGGTCTACGGA agaataataattataaaaatgatcAAACATACAATGGCCAAAATGCTCATACTATACCATATAATATAAAGCCTGGAGATCTGGAAA ATacttatatttctaaaaatgcccaacaatttgatttgaataattttcaAAGTATGCCACATAATTTCAATCCCAAAGATTTATATTCCGATCTCGGTCAACCATATTCACAGTCAAAGTTTCCTCAGAGGAAACCGTTGTCATCTTATCCCAGGGCTAACCCTTACAGACCTGTACCtcgaaattttaaaagaattagACGAAGCTGGCATACTAGAGAAAATAGAGATGCAAATCAATATATGAAAGATGGGTTCAGTTTACAAAAAATTGAAGAGAATGGCGAGGTTCCATGCGATACTTGTGGTGGGAAGAATAAAAAGAAGGATGAAAAGCCCCCAGCAAGATTTTGCAGTGCCTTGATAGAACCAAAAAGCTCCGAAAGTAAACTGGAAGAGTTTAATGCACCAGAAAAACTGAACGATGTCATTCCCTGTGATACTTGTGGAGGAAAGAACAAAAAAGGAGAAGGAAAATCCCCACCTGGCAGTCTTGATTCTGAGGTTCAAATGGTAAAAGCGGAAAGCGTTCAGCCATTAACATCAGAGGATGCAATACCATGTGAAAAGTGCAAGGTAAACCGTGAAGGTAACCTGGCTGCTCAGTCCTGCGGATGCGTAAGCAATCCCAGCGTATGCAACTGTGAAGTCTCCAAGTTATCCCGAGCTCTTAATCAGAG TAAGGAAGACATCAATTATGGCGTGTTCAACATGAACAGTCCCATTCCATATTTAACAACTCAGCTGCGGGTTTTCAGGAGACGCCATAATACCTGGTGGAGGATTGTTCCCATTGTAAG GCTTGATAGTGTGTCAGGAAtatttgcaaataaaaatatgtccatGGTATTTTCTACACGCGTTGGAACATTGCGGCAGGAAAAATCTGCAAGGTTTTCAGATCACAAACTTTTTATTCCTTTAAAAAGTGATGGCCAACTGGCCGAGACAAGGAGCTTAGAGACGTTAACGGAATTGCAGAATAACATTGGGAAAAGCTTTCTGATTGGCAGTTCTAGGAAGGACCTTGCCACTCGTGAAATAAAGGATTTCGAAGAGGATGCCATTAAAGGTATTGACAGCCTGGGTTATTTTCCAGTAACCATGAAAGCTTTACAAATGTGTCCCCATAACGACAAGAATATTTGCCTAAACATTCGAGGGGAAAGAGTTCCAG AGTTTAGTATAAAAGTCAAGATTCCCTTTCGGGAAAATGCTTTTATGGTGAAAAAAAGGCATGTGGTAAAGATATTCAGCATTGTTACCGATGCTACTACAAAGGATGCCATACAAATTTCAATCGATGTTATTAACAAGGGCCTAGAGGCACATGAATACTCcatatatgtttataattgTCCCCTTTCCAAAAGTGCTTTAAGTACGACTAGTATCAGAAGGCAATTACTGCCAGATATTGGCCAAAATGTTACCTTTTTACTACCATTTATAAATAGcgcaaagaaaaacaagaaatttaCTTGTGATG TGGTTGTAAAGGAATCCGACTTGAATAATTCCAATAAAAGCTTCTTTTTGAAGTCATCTGATATAAAGGCCGGTATTATTGCCAAGAGGACCATGGACATTAAAGTTCACTCAAGGTGCTTCTGCATTGGGCGATGTCGCTGTCATTGCATGGAAAAGTTACAAACTTTTGTAAATTACAACATCTGCGAGAGAATGAGCCGTAGGGCGCAGGAGGATGCAGGACTCATATACAATTGCCCGCCCGGAAATGAAAGAAACGATGTTTGCATCACTGACTTGTCGTGTGACAGTCGTAAGAAAACATctttcaacatattttataaaattcaaactgttattttaattctttttatttggttGCTTATTTTCG GTCTTTTGAAAGCCATTTTTGGTCTCTGTATTCGATCGATAGATCAATATGGATTCGAGACTGTTCAGCCTGGCAGATATTATGCTTGCTCATCCAGGATTCGAATATTTATTGTGAatgttttcttctttattatttatccctTGACCTGCTGGTGCAAGTGTTTCAAGCCAAAACCGGAGGACTTGATGGCTGCCAGTACCGATTGGTCCTGTAATCATGAAGTGGATGACGACGATTGTTCTTTGGGCGAG cATAAAGACTCGGAGAAAAGATCTCGACTTTGTGGTGGTGGACCTGCTCAGAAACTATCTGAGGACCTGCTATTGGCCTTTGCTCCCCATTATGAAAATGGTTTATTTAAAGACGACAAACCCGATGATGAGGAGAgcacattatttattttagaagtTTTGGAGGAAAGCAAAACTTCATTGAGTAAAATG ATGAGTCAAAGCACCAAGAGTTCTGACAGTCCCGAGATGGTTTCCAAATGTGCGGAGAACAGCGAAGAAGAAAGAACAGCCGAGGAGCTAGTGGAAAATCTCAAAACCTCACAGAGGGCTTACAGGCTAATGAGTTCGCCAGTGGGCGGAGTGATAAACATTCCGGAAAATAGTCAATATTGTGTTAAAGGCTTCTTTCTTCCCACCATAAAGGGAACCTATGAATTCTTTAGCTATCATCCTCTGGTTCAGTATATAGGCTTCTCAAAGGAG aATGAAGTTATGAAGCTGATGAAACCCCAATATCTACGTACAGATGAATTCTCTAGGACTTATGCCAATAAATTAGAGGTCTTAAAGGCGGGGGATCTATCGGTGGGCTGCCCTCCGAATATTCCTTGCGTAAATATCACTCCATCGAGCGATTTGGAAAACTCTTTCCTAAAGCTTTCAGAGCTGTTAAAGGAGACACGCAGCGAGTAA